A DNA window from Tachysurus vachellii isolate PV-2020 chromosome 20, HZAU_Pvac_v1, whole genome shotgun sequence contains the following coding sequences:
- the nup155 gene encoding nuclear pore complex protein Nup155 has translation MPSSLGPSSVAAALQEALENSARLIDRHLQEDRCFPDLSELLNVPSHNMPSLSGVSDMDYPLQGPGLISVPNLPELSAVRRVPLPPELVEQFSHMQCNCMMGVFPEISRAWLTIDNDIFMWNYEDGGDVAYFDGLSETILSVGLVKPKTGIFQPHIHFLLVLATPVDVVILGLSFPKAQTGLNDSMSGAMQLLPDPLYSIPTDNTYMLAITSTDLGRIFLAGKDGCLYEIGYQAEAGWFSQRCRKINHSKSSLSFLIPSLLQFSFSEDDPVVQIAIDNSRNTLYTRSEKGVLQVYDLGGDGQGICRVAAMSQNAIVSAAGNIARTIDRSVFKPIVQIAVIDRSESSDCQLMAVTHAGVRLYFSTSPFAPPNTKQGVSRASLLALVHVRLPPGFSASSTLQKPAKVHKALYNKGVLLMAASETEDSDILWCINHDSFPFKKPLMEAQMTLNVDGHSWALCAIEEMKVPKIITPLNKDLIPLTDSPVVVQQHNVPPQKFILLSAQGSHIFHKLRPVDQLRHLLVSSNGGESDEIERFFKLHREEQACATALILACSTAACDREISVWATRAFFRYGGEAQMRFPSAMTAPSNVGSLLGSPVPGSPMPIGSPYPNPSFLATPAPGMMPPSVSTPFIPSNPMSPGSAAMPTMSSGPEVLFSGKHNGIVIYFSRIIGNIWDGSLVLDLLISKGNQTMTVVESTASSSDLEAVLMELQGLKEFIDKNSQFSPTSLGAPGFSSPANLQQRLLGFMRPDSTSSQQVQQELQRKYHTEAQVYEKMSLQGVQQLVHCSFQTLALWKLLCDHQFSVIISELPKDFQEQLKAISFKDLVIRGRELTGALITALINVYIKDSASVDAISSLLRDICPLLYSSDDSVCSKANELLQSSRQIQNKAEKERTLKDSLRLYQQISNHTDLPLVCSQYRQVRFYEGVVELCLTAADKKDPQKLGLHFYKNAEPEEDTVGQQAFQGRLASYKCITDTMQELVNHSKAAPQSPSVPKQPGPPVMTSDPNMLSNEDAAAHFEQMLGLAQRSQDELFHIALYNWLIQADLTDKLLEVNSQYLEDHLMHMIKQDQSKVRSMDLLWRYYEKNRSFGKAAHVLARLADMHSTEISLQQRLEYISRAILSAKSSSCISSMGADGEFLHELEEKMEVVRIQVQIQETLRRQYSQHLSVKDAISRLDSELMDITKLYGEFADHFRLSECKLAIIHCAGHSDPILVQSLWQEILEKELNDSAAMSPADRMQALNLKLISLGKLYAGTPRYFPLDFLVKFLEQEVCKLNWDVGFVTFTMQEIGVQLPRLLEVYDQLFKARDPCWQRLRKPLHLVECIHVLLSGYVDDRSRVPTYDRRRFTTVCLDNICGYLVELQSLSPSAALEEIIRNFKSLQAKLEKLH, from the exons ATGCCTTCCAGCTTGGGCCCCAGTAGTGTGGCAGCTGCGCTGCAAGAGGCTCTGGAAAATTCAGCTCGACTGATTGACCGTCACTTGCAGGAAGACCGCTGTTTTCCTGACCTGTCAGAGTTGCTCAATGTACCTTCACATA atatgcCCTCTCTGTCTGGTGTGTCTGATATGGATTACCCTCTGCAAGGCCCTGGTCTCATCAGTGTGCCGAATTTACCCGAGCTGAGCGCTGTCCGCCGGGTCCCTCTGCCTCCCGAACTGGTGGAGCAGTTTAGCC ACATGCAGTGCAATTGTATGATGGGAGTTTTTCCTGAGATCAGCAGGGCATGGCTTACCATTGATAATGATATATTTATGTGGAACTATGAGGATGG AGGCGATGTGGCGTATTTTGATGGTCTTAGTGAAACAATCCTTTCAGTCGGGCTGGTCAAACCAAAAACAG GGATTTTTCAGCCTCACATTCATTTCCTGTTGGTGCTGGCTACACCTGTAGATGTTGTAATACTGGGACTGAGCTTTCCTAAGGCTCAGACAG GGTTAAATGACAGCATGTCGGGAGCCATGCAGCTGCTGCCTGACCCACTCTACTCCATCCCCACAGACAACACCTACATGCTGGCCATCACATCGACAGACCTAGGACGCATCTTCCTGGCTGGAAAGGATGGATGTCTGTACGAAATTGGTTACCAGGCTGAAGCTGGTTGGTTCAGTCAGCGCTGCAGGAAGATCAACCACTCCAAGAGCAGCCTGTCTTTCCTTATTCCATCTCTGCTGCAGTTCTCCTTCTCCGAAGATG ATCCAGTTGTCCAGATTGCCATTGACAATTCACGCAACACTCTGTACACAAGATCAGAGAAAGGTGTGCTGCAG GTTTATGATTTGGGAGGCGATGGCCAGGGAATTTGCAGAGTGGCAGCCATGTCTCAGAACGCTATTGTTTCAGCTGCTGGGAATATCGCCAG GACAATTGATCGTTCTGTCTTCAAACCCATTGTCCAGATTGCTGTTATTGATCGCTCTGAGTCATCCGATTGCCAGCTCATGGCTGTAACACATGCTG GTGTACGTCTGTATTTCAGCACCTCTCCGTTTGCTCCACCTAACACCAAGCAGGGCGTTTCCCGAGCCAGCCTTCTGGCTCTGGTTCACGTTCGGCTACCTCCAGGATTCTCCGCCTCCTCTACCCTGCAAAAACCCGCCAAAGTACACAAGGCTCTTTACAACAAAG GTGTTCTGTTGATGGCCGCTTCAGAGACGGAGGACAGCGATATTCTATGGTGTATAAACCATGACTCCTTCCCCTTTAAGAAGCCTCTCATGGAGGCTCAG ATGACCTTAAATGTTGATGGTCATTCATGGGCACTGTGTGCGATAGAAGAGATGAAAGTGCCTAAAATCATCACTCCATTAAATAAGGACCTCATTCCACTCACCGATTCTCCAGTGGTGGTTCAACAACACAATGTCCCACCTCAGAAGTTTATCCTCCTCTCTGCCCAA GGAAGTCATATTTTTCACAAGCTGAGACCGGTGGATCAGTTGCGCCATCTGCTGGTGAGCAGCAATGGTGGGGAGAGCGATGAAATTGAGCGATTCTTCAAGCTTCATCGG GAGGAACAAGCCTGTGCCACTGCTCTGATCCTGGCCTGTTCCACTGCTGCCTGTGACAGAGAAATTTCTGTGTGGGCCACTCGAGCTTTCTTCAG aTATGGAGGAGAGGCTCAAATGCGGTTCCCATCTGCCATGACTGCACCGAGCAATGTTGGATCTCTCCTGGGCTCACCTGTGCCAG GATCTCCAATGCCAATTGGTAGTCCTTATCCTAATCCAAGTTTTCTAGCAACACCAGCTCCAG GAATGATGCCTCCTAGTGTGTCAACTCCCTTCATCCCTTCTAATCCCATGAGTCCAGGCAGCGCTGCCATGCCCACCATGTCCTCTGGTCCTGAGGTCCTTTTCTCTGGGAAACACAATGGCATTGTTATCTACTTCTCCCGCATTATTGG TAACATCTGGGACGGGAGTCTGGTACTGGACCTGTTGATCAGTAAAGGAAACCAAACGATGACCGTT GTGGAGAGCACGGCAAGTTCTTCTGACCTGGAGGCAGTTCTGATGGAGCTTCAAGGCCTGAAGGAATTCATTGACAAGAACTCGCAGTTTAGTCCCACGTCCTTGGGGGCACCAGG TTTCAGCTCTCCTGCCAACCTGCAGCAAAGGCTGCTGGGATTCATGCGTCCAGACAGCACCAGCTCACAGCAAGTCCAGCAAGAGCTCCAGAGGAAATACCATA CTGAAGCCCAGGTCTATGAGAAGATGTCTCTACAGGGAGTTCAGCAACTGGTTCATTGCTCCTTTCAGACCCTGGCTCTCTGGAAGCTCCTCTGTGACCACCAGTTCAGTGTCATCATCTCTGAGCTACCCAAG GATTTCCAGGAGCAGCTGAAGGCCATCAGCTTTAAGGACCTGGTAATCCGTGGTCGTGAACTGACCGGTGCTCTCATCACCGCCCTCATCAATGTGTACATCAAAGACAGTGCTTCTGTGGACGCCATTAGTTCCCTCCTACGAGATATTTGTCCTCTTCTGTACAGCAGTGATGACAGTGTCTGCTCTAAG GCTAATGAACTGCTTCAGAGCTCAAGGCAGATCCAGAACAAGGCAGAGAAGGAACGTACACTCAAGGACTCACTGCGCTTGTACCAACAGATCAGCAATCACACCGACCTGCCGCTTGTATGCTCACAGTATCGACAAG TGCGTTTCTATGAGGGTGTTGTGGAGCTGTGTCTTACAGCTGCTGATAAGAAAGACCCTCAGAAGTTGGGTCTCCATTTCTATAAGAATGCAGAGCCTGAGGAGGATACAGTTGGGCAGCAAGCCTTTCAGGGAAG ACTGGCAAGTTATAAATGCATCACAGACACCATGCAGGAGCTGGTAAACCATAGCAAAGCAGCTCCTCAATCGCCCAGTGTGCCTAAGCAGCCTGGGCCTCCAGTTATGACCTCTGACCCCAACATGCTCAGCAATGAGGATGCTGCTGCCCAT tttGAGCAAATGCTTGGCCTAGCTCAGAGGTCACAAGACGAGCTGTTCCACATTGCACTGTACAACTGGCTGATCCAGGCCGACCTCACAGACAAACTCCTGGAG GTCAACTCTCAGTATCTTGAGGATCATTTAATGCACATGATCAAGCAGGACCAGAGCAAAGTGCGCAGCATGGACCTCCTGTGGCGGTATTATGAGAAAAATCGCAGCTTTGGCAAAGCGGCTCACGTCCTGGCCAGGCTGGCTGATATGCACAG CACTGAGATCTCGCTACAGCAGAGACTGGAGTACATCTCTCGGGCCATCCTTTCAGCCAAGAGTTCATCCTGTATCTCCTCGATGGGAGCCGATGGAGAGTTCCTGCATGAGCTGGAAGAGAAGATGGAG GTTGTGCGGATTCAGGTGCAGATCCAGGAGACGTTGAGAAGACAATACTCTCAGCACCTTTCTGTAAAGGATGCGATATCTCGGCTAGACTCGGAGTTAATGGATATTACTAAG CTTTATGGAGAGTTTGCAGATCATTTCCGGTTGTCTGAGTGCAAGTTGGCCATCATTCACTGTGCTGGACACTCGGACCCTATCCTAGTTCAATCTCTGTGGCAAGAGATACTAGAAAAAG AGCTGAACGACAGTGCGGCTATGAGTCCGGCAGACCGCATGCAAGCGTTGAATCTAAAGCTGATCTCCCTGGGGAAGCTGTATGCAGGGACTCCACGATATTTTCCACTGg aCTTTCTGGTCAAGTTTCTAGAGCAGGAAGTTTGTAAGCTGAACTGGGATGTGGGCTTTGTCACCTTCACAATGCAAGAAATTGGTGTCCAGCTTCCACGTCTGCTAGAAGTATACGATCAGCTCTTCAAAGCTCGG gACCCGTGTTGGCAGCGTCTGAGAAAGCCTCTGCACCTAGTGGAGTGCATCCACGTGCTCCTGTCCGGTTACGTAGATGACCGTAGTCGAGTGCCCACTTACGACAG